The Dysidea avara chromosome 13, odDysAvar1.4, whole genome shotgun sequence genome includes a region encoding these proteins:
- the LOC136243033 gene encoding uncharacterized protein: MKYFILLLLFASTLANEDNTLGMSKDNPATSCQEIYQHNPTSRGSVGQYWIKTSEGSYEVTCNMKLKCDGVEGGWMRAVDVDMNRDDSCPGTWHKVTTPRRLCLGNDSGCSSSHYHVKGIDYQHICGQAKGYQKGSTDAYQSKMQSIDGAYVDGISITLGSPRKHVWTYAAGLSDDYNYPNFNCPCATHPGPPPPAFVGNHYYCESGDVGEYYDGTPYYLSDPLWDGDGCGTGNGCCAQIGMPWFYRKLPVPVAEDFEVRICKNGHNMDEDIAVEKLEIYIK; this comes from the coding sequence TAGTACTTTAGCTAATGAAGATAATACACTTGGTATGAGTAAGGACAATCCTGCTACTTCTTGTCAGGAGATATACCAGCATAATCCTACTAGTAGGGGGAGTGTTGGACAATACTGGATAAAGACTAGTGAAGGATCATATGAGGTCACTTGTAACATGAAGTTAAAGTGTGATGGTGTCGAAGGAGGATGGATGCGAGCTGTTGATGTAGACATGAATCGAGATGATAGTTGTCCAGGAACATGGCACAAGGTCACCACTCCCAGGAGACTGTGTTTAGGAAATGATTCAGGATGTTCTTCCTCACATTATCATGTGAAGGGAATAGACTATCAACATATCTGTGGACAAGCTAAAGGTTATCAAAAGGGATCGACTGATGCATACCAATCAAAAATGCAATCCATTGATGGTGCATATGTTGATGGTATCTCCATCACTTTAGGATCACCACGTAAACATGTGTGGACCTATGCTGCTGGTTTAAGTGATGACTATAACTATCCAAATTTTAACTGTCCATGTGCCACTCATCCTGGTCCCCCTCCACCTGCCTTTGTAGGGAATCactactactgtgagtctggagATGTGGGGGAATATTATGATGGTACTCCATACTACCTGTCAGACCCTTTATGGGATGGTGATGGCTGTGGTACTGGCAACGGATGTTGTGCTCAAATTGGGATGCCGTGGTTCTATAGGAAACTACCTGTGCCTGTAGCAGAGGATTTTGAAGTTCGTATCTGTAAGAATGGTCACAACATGGATGAAGACATAGCAGTtgaaaaattggaaatttaCATAAAGTAA